In one Corallococcus sp. EGB genomic region, the following are encoded:
- a CDS encoding class I SAM-dependent methyltransferase — MPETVFVDNIWNDFAHSYDQMIPELPCYQRQRDKILRDTRERAYVIDAGCGTGLVSEPMVRRGQRVVGFDNNEAMLALAMRRRDSEPEAVRARWTILPGDVTSFPLEVEGAADAVVMNNVLFYVRDPEAVLREAWTHLKPGGVLCMTSNKRPRPNLELVLRNSIQEWEAQGRWTQELQRAVSHHRTCAQRLTTDPNEMVTFLDTDQAVKLLEKAGFSEVLVADGDDYYGENFYVCMRK, encoded by the coding sequence ATGCCCGAGACCGTCTTCGTCGACAACATCTGGAATGACTTCGCGCACAGCTATGATCAGATGATCCCCGAGCTGCCGTGCTACCAGCGGCAGCGTGACAAGATCCTCCGAGACACCCGGGAGCGGGCCTACGTCATCGACGCGGGGTGCGGCACGGGGCTCGTGAGCGAGCCGATGGTGCGCCGGGGCCAGCGCGTGGTCGGCTTCGACAACAACGAGGCCATGCTCGCGCTGGCGATGCGCCGGCGGGACTCGGAGCCGGAGGCGGTGCGCGCCCGCTGGACGATCCTGCCCGGGGACGTGACGTCGTTCCCGCTGGAGGTGGAGGGGGCCGCGGACGCGGTGGTGATGAACAACGTCCTCTTCTACGTGCGCGACCCGGAGGCCGTGCTGCGCGAGGCCTGGACGCACCTGAAGCCCGGCGGCGTGCTGTGCATGACGAGCAACAAGCGCCCCCGGCCCAACCTGGAGCTGGTGCTGCGCAACTCCATCCAGGAGTGGGAGGCGCAGGGCCGGTGGACGCAAGAGCTCCAGCGCGCGGTGAGCCACCACCGCACCTGCGCCCAGCGGCTCACCACGGACCCCAACGAGATGGTCACCTTCCTGGACACGGACCAGGCCGTGAAGCTCCTGGAGAAGGCGGGCTTCAGCGAGGTGCTGGTGGCCGACGGCGACGACTACTACGGCGAGAACTTCTACGTCTGCATGCGCAAGTAG